In Sebaldella termitidis ATCC 33386, one DNA window encodes the following:
- a CDS encoding ANTAR domain-containing response regulator, with protein sequence MRRVIVVDDEPITRMDICEILREGGYDVIGQAADGFDAIEQCKNLKPDFVIMDVKMPILDGLKASKIIIKDKLARGAVLLTAYSSQEFIEEAKNIGVSGYIVKPIDEKSFLPNLEVILSKQEEYEALEKKYIKTNQKLEDRKRLDIAKSILMERDKMTEKEAYTYIRSLSMDKRCDMGKIIDIIILSGETNA encoded by the coding sequence ATGAGAAGAGTAATAGTAGTAGATGATGAGCCAATAACAAGAATGGACATTTGTGAGATATTAAGAGAAGGCGGTTACGATGTAATAGGACAGGCAGCAGACGGCTTTGATGCCATAGAGCAGTGCAAAAATCTGAAACCGGACTTCGTTATAATGGATGTTAAAATGCCGATATTAGACGGGTTAAAGGCCTCAAAAATAATCATAAAAGATAAACTGGCAAGGGGAGCAGTGCTGCTTACCGCTTATTCCAGCCAGGAGTTTATAGAAGAAGCCAAAAACATAGGGGTCTCGGGTTATATAGTAAAGCCTATAGATGAAAAATCCTTTTTGCCGAACCTTGAGGTAATACTGAGTAAGCAGGAAGAATATGAAGCTTTGGAAAAGAAATATATCAAAACTAATCAAAAACTGGAAGACAGAAAAAGACTGGATATAGCAAAAAGTATTCTGATGGAAAGAGATAAGATGACTGAGAAAGAGGCATATACCTACATAAGAAGTCTTAGCATGGATAAAAGATGTGATATGGGGAAAATAATTGATATTATAATTTTATCGGGGGAAACTAATGCTTAG